Genomic segment of Lemur catta isolate mLemCat1 chromosome 2, mLemCat1.pri, whole genome shotgun sequence:
TGCAGCTCCCCgcttccctccccactcccagctcaGTACCCCGCCAGCCTCAGCCCCCAGCGGGCAGcaaagggacagagggaggagagcCTGGGCCTGCCCCGCCCTGAGTCCAAAGGTGCCCACAGcgcccaggagggcagggctcgGAACGTGGCCCCTCGGCCCCACCCTTCTGACCCCTAAATACACCAGACCAGTGTCCCCTCCACCCAGGACTTCCTGTGTTTGCTGCCGTCGgttcaaggtgttggcaggacagGGTAAAGATGAGGAAAACAGCCGCTCTGCCCGGCTCTGGCCGGCACTCTGGGGGAATGTGTGGGGGCACGGGGGCCACCTTCCAGGGGACAGGCTCCTGGGTCGCTGTGCTCAGAAGGGTCTGTAGCTCCAGTAGCTGGAGAAGACGGAGATCTGTAAAGGGAGGTGGCGGGGTCCGTGGCGGGTTGGGGGGACGGAGCGGGGCCTGGCTCTGCCGCATCCTCTATGACCCAGGTGACATGTCCAGGTCACAGGAGGGCAATGGGTCGGGGGAGGTATCGTTGTCTCGCAATGCCATGGCCCAGCTGCCTGGTACGCGTGGGGTTCGATGGACTCCGACACTTGGGGGCATTTTGGAGGTGTGACAAGAGCCCGGGGAACCTCCTCTCCCCAGACGAAGGGGCCCAGCAGCCCCACTGCCCTACCTTGTCCTTGAGCTGCTGGCAGAGCTGCAGGGACACAGTGAAGTAGACCAGGGCGTCGTTGAGCCAGGGGATCACGCACTCCACCTTGTGCACGTGGCTCACCTCCAGGCGCTGGGAGCCCCACTCGCTAGCGCGTGAGGGGAGGGGTGCTGAGGGcgtgcccagcccctggcccccagGGTTCAGAGGGGAGGGACGGGCGGGCAGTCCAGGACCCCCTCCCCTGCCTACTTACAACATGGCCCCGGGGCTGTGCAACACGGCACCTCCAGCTGGGCGGAAGTTCTAGGCAGAGCAGCACCAGACCCTTCAGGCCTGAACCCCACAGGGCGCGTCGCGGGGTCTGGGGAAGGGGTCCCGCTCACCTTGGTGGAGTTGGGCTGCAGGGCGTGCAGCTGGTACACCGTGAGGCAGAGCTTGTTGAGGTTGATGTAGACGTTCACCAGCAGGtcggagggcagggcaggggcgaACATCCGCTGgggggagtgggggcgggggtgagGTCCCTCCCAAGCCCTCTTGGCCAGGCTGGACAGAGTGGGGCCCTGCTGCACCCTGGTCTGGGGCCCTGGAGTCACCGAGGAGTTTGCAGAACCACCTGCCGGGAACCCCAGTCCCCACCCACGGAGCTGCTCTGGGGCTTCCAGACTTCCCCCAGGTGTCTAGGTACCTTCCCGACCAGTGGCTTTGGGAGCCACTGACCCGAAACAGGGTTAACATACTTGGGTGACACAGGATGGAAGCCAAGA
This window contains:
- the ROGDI gene encoding protein rogdi homolog isoform X2; the protein is MPRNNQLLHFAFRDDKQWKLQQIQDARNHVRQATYLLTNRDDSYQFKTGAEVLKLMDAVMLQLTRARNRLTTPATLTLPEIAASGLTRMFAPALPSDLLVNVYINLNKLCLTVYQLHALQPNSTKNFRPAGGAVLHSPGAMFEWGSQRLEVSHVHKVECVIPWLNDALVYFTVSLQLCQQLKDKISVFSSYWSYRPF